Within the Pseudomonas putida genome, the region GCAGGGTGATGTTCGACTGCAGGTACTCGGCGATGGCCTTCTCTGGCAGCTTGATGGTGCAGCCGGCAGCGGAACGCTCGGCCGAGGCGTCGGACAGCTCGAACGCTTGCTCGACGGTCAGTTCGTCCAGGCCTTCGATTTCCAGGATGCGGCCGGAGAAGGCATTTTTCTTGCCTTTCTTCTCGACGGTCAGCAGGCCCTGCTGGATGGCGTAGTAAGGGATGGCGTGTACCAGGTCACGCAGGGTGATGCCTGGTTGCAGTTTGCCCTTGAAGCGCACCAGGATCGACTCTGGCATGTCCAGCGGCATGACGCCGGTGGCGGCGGCGAAAGCCACCAGGCCGGAACCGGCCGGGAACGAAATGCCGATCGGGAAGCGGGTGTGCGAGTCGCCACCGGTACCGACGGTGTCAGGCATCAGCATGCGGTTCAGCCAGCTATGGATGATGCCGTCGCCTGGGCGCAGCGACACGCCGCCACGGGTGCGGATGAAGTCTGGCAGGGTGTGGTGGGTGGTGACGTCGATCGGCTTCGGATAGGCCGCGGTGTGGCAGAACGACTGCATCACCAGGTCAGCGGAGAAGCCCAGGCACGCCAGGTCTTTCAGCTCGTCGCGGGTCATCGGGCCAGTGGTGTCCTGGGAGCCGACGGTGGTCATCTTCGGCTCGCAGTAAGCACCTGGGCGCACGCCCTGGCCTTCCGGCAGGCCGCACGCACGGCCGACCATTTTCTGGGCCAGGGTGAAGCCCTTGCCGGAATCGGCAGGCTGCTCTGGCTTCTTGAACAGGTCGGATGCACCCAGGCCCAACTCGGCACGGGCTTTTTCGGTCAGGCCACGGCCGACGATCAGCGGGATGCGGCCGCCAGCGCGGACTTCATCCAGCAGTACTTCGGTTTTCAGCTCGAAGCTGGTGACCAGCTCGTCGCTGTCGTGACGGCGTACTTCACCTTTGTAGGGGTAAACGTCGATGACGTCGCCCATGGCCAGGTTGGTGCAGTCGAATTCGATCGGCAGGGCGCCGGCGTCTTCCATGGTGTTGTAGAAGATCGGGGCGATCTTGGTGCCGAAGCAGAAGCCACCGGCGCGCTTGTTCGGTACGTACGGGATGTCGTCGCCGAAGAACCACAGCACCGAGTTGGTGGCGGATTTACGCGAAGAGCCGGTACCGACCACGTCACCGACGTAGGCGACCGGGAAACCCTTGGCCTTGACGGCTTCGATCTGCGCCAGCGGGCCGACCGAGCCAGGCTGCTGCGGCTCGATGCCGTCGCGGGCCATTTTCAGCATGGCCAGGGCGTGCAGCGGGATGTCAGGGCGCGACCAGGCGTCCGGGGCAGGGGACAGGTCGTCGGTGTTGGTTTCGCCGGGCACCTTGAACACGGTCAGGGTGTACTTGTCGGCGATGGCCGGACGCGAGGTGAACCACTCGCCGGCAGCCCAGGATTCCAGCACGGCCTTGGCGTGCGCATTGCCCGCCTTGGCTTTTTCGGCCACGTCGTGGAAGGCATCGAACATCAGCAGGGTGTGCTTGAGCTTTTCGGCCGCGACGGCGCCCAGTTCGGCGTCATCCAGCAGCGCGACCAGCGTTTCGATGTTGTAGCCACCTTGCATGGTGCCCAGCAGCTCGGTGGCGTGCTTGCGGTCGATCAGTGGCGAGGTGGCTTCACCCTTGGCCACGGCAGACAGGAAGGCAGCCTTGACGTAGGCAGCCTCGTCGACTCCTGGTGGAACGCGGTGGGTGATCAGGTCTACGAGGAAGGCTTCTTCGCCGGCCGGCGGGTTTTTCAGCAGCTCGACCAGGCCTGCAGTTTGTTCGGCGTTCAGCGGCTGGGGCACGATACCCAGGGCGGCACGCTCTTCGATGTGTTTGCGGTAGGCTTCAAGCACAGTTATTACCCTCATCAGTGGTCCCTAAAGGGAGTCCGGGACGCTCATCCAGCATTCTCTGCACCCATGCGCCATCACGGCTTCTTGGGCCGCATAGCCAGGGTCGCAGAGAATCCTTACAGAAGCTGCTTTCAAAGTTTTACGCCTGCAGAACGGGGGCTGATGAGGGCTGGCACGGGCATGCGGGGGGTGCATGGCCCGGGCCAACGCCGTTCTACCGGATCAACTGTGCTCGTGACGCTTTGAAAACAGCTTCCAACGGACATTGTTGCCTTGAAAAGGCGGGATGATTCTACGGCAAATTGTCGCAGAAGGTAAGGCGGCGAACGTGACTTTAACGAGTGACCCTGGTTAGACAAAGGGCTAACATGGGCCTGTGTTCCACCGCCAAGCCGTTGTTTTTCCATGCCCAACCAGTCCATCAAGACCCCTTGCGTCGGCCTTTGCTCCACGGTGTATGGAGACACGGTGTGCCGTGGCTGCAAGCGTTTCCATCACGAAGTCATCCACTGGAACGCGTACGACGACGACCAGAAGCGTGCCGTTTTGCTGCGCCTGGAGCAGTTGCTGGTACAGGTGATGATGGCCAAGCTGGAGGTGTTCGATGCCAACCTGCTGCGCCAGCAGCTGCAGCAGCGCGCCATACGCTTCGTCGAGCAGCAGTCCGAGTACTGCTGGGCGTATCAGCTGATTGCCCGCGGTGCCCGCCTGATTCGCGACCTGGAAGCGTACGGGATGGCGTTGCTGCCCGAGTTTCGTGACTGGGAGCTGCCGCAGTTGCGCGATGCCATCGATCGGGAATTCTTTTTGCTGTCCGAGGCGCATTACCAGCGCTACATCGCGCCTGGGTTCCTGCGTGCCGAACTGAGGTAAGCCTTCTACCTGCCCCATGCCTTGAAAGGGCGCCATTGTGCGTTTTTGACGAGCGTACGGAGTAGGGATGATGGCTGAGCTGTATTTTGAACCGCTGCTGTGTTTTACCGCGGCATGCCGCTGGCAATTGCTGGATGAACCGTTGCGGGCCGCCCAGTTTGACGATGATGGCATCACCCGGCCGTTCTGGACCGAATTCGATGACTGGAACGGTGACGATGGCTGGCTGATCACCAGCCTGGACTATGGCGAAGAAATCCTGCAATCGTTCCTGATTGACTCGTTATGGGGGCCCGAGGCTCGTCCGCGCGTGTTTTGTGACAGGTTCTGGTTCGGTGTCTACCGGCTTGCAACAGGCTTCGTCTATGAGATCCGCCTGGCGTATGAGGGCAGAAACGCCGACCTCTGGCCGTCACTGGACTGCTGGCTCGACGTCAGTCGCAACGGTTATCTTGGCTTTTACCCGGCCCGCTCGGCTGCCGGGGTGAGCACGGACGAGCCAGCCAACCTGGCGTTGCGAGACCCCTTCGGGACCTCCGTGGTGCTTCCCGTCGACCCGCCTGTAGACCTGGATACGGCACTGTACAAGTTGACCGCCGGGCGGCGAACGCCTCTATGGCACATCCCTGGCCTGGACCCGCAGCGGTTGCAGGAAGGGCAGTTGTTCTTGAACCTG harbors:
- a CDS encoding DUF1289 domain-containing protein, translating into MPNQSIKTPCVGLCSTVYGDTVCRGCKRFHHEVIHWNAYDDDQKRAVLLRLEQLLVQVMMAKLEVFDANLLRQQLQQRAIRFVEQQSEYCWAYQLIARGARLIRDLEAYGMALLPEFRDWELPQLRDAIDREFFLLSEAHYQRYIAPGFLRAELR
- the acnB gene encoding bifunctional aconitate hydratase 2/2-methylisocitrate dehydratase — encoded protein: MLEAYRKHIEERAALGIVPQPLNAEQTAGLVELLKNPPAGEEAFLVDLITHRVPPGVDEAAYVKAAFLSAVAKGEATSPLIDRKHATELLGTMQGGYNIETLVALLDDAELGAVAAEKLKHTLLMFDAFHDVAEKAKAGNAHAKAVLESWAAGEWFTSRPAIADKYTLTVFKVPGETNTDDLSPAPDAWSRPDIPLHALAMLKMARDGIEPQQPGSVGPLAQIEAVKAKGFPVAYVGDVVGTGSSRKSATNSVLWFFGDDIPYVPNKRAGGFCFGTKIAPIFYNTMEDAGALPIEFDCTNLAMGDVIDVYPYKGEVRRHDSDELVTSFELKTEVLLDEVRAGGRIPLIVGRGLTEKARAELGLGASDLFKKPEQPADSGKGFTLAQKMVGRACGLPEGQGVRPGAYCEPKMTTVGSQDTTGPMTRDELKDLACLGFSADLVMQSFCHTAAYPKPIDVTTHHTLPDFIRTRGGVSLRPGDGIIHSWLNRMLMPDTVGTGGDSHTRFPIGISFPAGSGLVAFAAATGVMPLDMPESILVRFKGKLQPGITLRDLVHAIPYYAIQQGLLTVEKKGKKNAFSGRILEIEGLDELTVEQAFELSDASAERSAAGCTIKLPEKAIAEYLQSNITLLRWMIGEGYGDARTLERRAQAMEAWLAKPELLSADADAEYAEIIEIDLADVKEPVLCAPNDPDDARLLSSVQGEKIDEVFIGSCMTNIGHFRAAGKLLEKVKGGIPTRLWLAPPTKMDAHQLTEEGYYGIYGKAGARMEMPGCSLCMGNQARVQTGSTVVSTSTRNFPNRLGDATNVYLASAELAAVASIIGKLPTVEEYMQYAKDIDSMAADVYRYLSFDQIAEFREAAANAKIPVVQA